Proteins co-encoded in one Bacteroidota bacterium genomic window:
- a CDS encoding endonuclease/exonuclease/phosphatase family protein — MFIVNKIVFVLNIIAAALLLGSYLSPVISPQTFWPVSFLGLAYIPLLIANMVFVVYWLVQAKLHVFISVGAIVFGFSFIGRYYQISGSTKPADEKTIKVVSFNIQNFDERKKQANPYPEYFTAIGEEKPDIVCMQEFNRWVGINEKNTSLEELKLAMGKGFNYIERDKVTNSLIIASKHKIIRHKGFTFGKKRTTNGAMWADILIGKDTIRVFNVHFQSFLLNKVKLDSLDTKDKALEGSKSIVRRLRNGFVNRVPQVDSVLMEIENSPYKIILCGDFNDTPLSYTYGKMTKNLRDAFIECGSGLGATYSGPYPSFRIDYILHNPSFKSYNYKRGLSYGSDHKMIQVELALK, encoded by the coding sequence ATGTTTATAGTTAACAAAATTGTTTTTGTACTAAATATTATCGCAGCTGCCCTTTTACTAGGCAGCTACCTTTCGCCTGTAATCAGCCCCCAAACATTTTGGCCCGTATCTTTCTTAGGACTTGCCTATATCCCCTTGCTTATTGCAAACATGGTATTTGTAGTGTATTGGTTAGTACAAGCTAAACTGCACGTATTTATATCCGTGGGTGCTATTGTATTTGGGTTCTCCTTTATTGGCCGTTATTACCAAATTTCAGGGAGTACTAAGCCTGCCGATGAAAAAACCATTAAAGTGGTGAGTTTTAATATCCAAAACTTTGATGAACGGAAGAAGCAAGCCAATCCTTACCCTGAGTATTTTACGGCGATTGGAGAAGAAAAGCCCGATATAGTGTGTATGCAAGAGTTTAACCGTTGGGTGGGTATTAATGAAAAAAACACTTCGCTTGAAGAACTTAAACTGGCAATGGGGAAGGGCTTTAATTACATAGAGCGGGATAAAGTAACCAACAGCCTAATTATTGCTTCAAAGCACAAAATCATACGCCACAAAGGGTTTACTTTCGGTAAGAAACGTACCACCAACGGAGCCATGTGGGCTGATATTCTAATCGGCAAAGACACCATACGGGTATTCAATGTTCATTTTCAGTCGTTTTTGTTAAACAAGGTAAAACTCGATTCATTAGATACTAAAGACAAGGCCCTGGAAGGTTCAAAAAGTATTGTGCGCAGGCTGCGAAACGGTTTTGTGAACAGAGTGCCCCAAGTGGATTCGGTACTGATGGAAATTGAAAACTCGCCGTATAAAATTATTCTGTGCGGTGATTTTAACGATACCCCGTTGAGTTACACCTATGGCAAAATGACAAAAAACCTGCGCGATGCCTTTATAGAGTGCGGAAGCGGGTTGGGAGCCACCTATTCAGGTCCGTATCCTTCATTCAGGATTGATTACATACTGCACAACCCCTCGTTTAAGTCCTACAACTACAAGCGCGGACTTAGCTATGGCTCTGACCATAAAATGATTCAGGTAGAGCTGGCATTAAAATAA